ATCCAGATACTTGGCGGGGATGGAAAGCTCCCGGGGAATGCCCGGATATTCCTTGTCCGTGGAAAGAGTCAGCGTCTTATTCCTGCTGTTGTAGCTGCTGATGGAACCGGGAATGGCGTCCTCCTCCTTCGTCAGGACAAGGTCCGTTGCGGCATTTCCATTCTTGGTCACGGATTTGGCGCTCAGGGTAATGGAGGAAAGGGCCAGCCTGCTGATGGTCAGGGAGACGTGCCCTTCCATCTGGAGGCCGAAGGCGTCCCCCTGCAACGGTTGTTCCGGGGGGCTGGGGTCCGTCATCAGCTTGGGCGGCAGGTCTCCCACCAGCAGCTCGTAAACCTGCTCGTTCTCTCCCTGCCGGGAGGCCGTCAGCCTGATATCCACGCCTTCCGTCAGGGTAGGGGTGGGGATGTCCACTTCCCCCAGCACGATGATGCCGGACTTCTGTTCCCGGAGAAGGATGCATTTGCCGGGAGCGATGCTGAGCATGAGCCTGTTCAGGCTGCTGCCGGAATTGGACCGGAAGGGAATGTTCTCGTTCCCTCCGAAGCAGAAGACAATGCCGGCGCGATCGTTGTTGCCGTCCATCGTCATGGTGGTGCGGAAGGTGAAGGAGGAAGGATCCAGGCCGATGTTCTTGTACAGGGGAATCCAGGTGGGGTAGTCGCTGTTGCCCAGCCGGTACTGGTACTTGTCTCCCTGGATTTTCGGTTTCAGGGCGTTCATCAGTTTTCTTCCGGACTGGGTGCGGTAATCGTCCTCCCGGTTGCCGGAATAAACCCAGCTGTTGTCGAAAATCAGGGGTTCCTGCCAGAAGCCCTTTTCCTGGAGCGTATCCAGCCGGAAGCCGGCCACCTGGTCGCGGGGGATGGAACGCTCGTTGCCCAGCATGTCCCGGTACTGCACCTTGTCCTGCGTGATGGAGATGATGTTGCACGGGATGATGTCCCGATGTCCCGTAGCCATGAAAATCTTGTCCCTGGCTCGCAGGTCCGGGGAGGAGGTGCCTGTGAAATAAAGCGCGCGGATTTCCGACGGGAGGATGACCGCGTTCTGGCGCATGGCCGGGTGCTTGATGACGATGCCCTGTTTGCCGTAGGAGACGATTTCCCCGCGGAGGCGGTAATTGCTGTCCGTGACCACGTCCACAACGGAATTGGCCCAGGCGGTCAGCAGGCAGGCCGGAGCCAGCAGAAGGGAAAGGCGGATTCTATTGTTCATAGATGGGTAAAAATCTGTAATTGAGCGCCAGGGAAAGCAGGGCCGCGGAGGTGGAATACGCTGCGGAATGGTCTGAGAGCCAGGAACCGTTGGGTGCCTGGGAGGCGCCCAGGTAGCGCATGTTCTTGTAATTCCATTCCTTCCATACCTCCTGGTCCGCATGGAACAGGGCCTGGGACATGTAATACTCAAAATAGAAAGGGTAGGAGGAATCCCGGTAATTCAGGTTCTTTTTCAGGTAGGCCAGGGAATCCTTGAAGGACGGGTCCGTCTTAAGGCGTGCCAGGGACAGCGTCAGGGAGCCGATGGCGGTGAGGGTGACGCGGGGGCCCGCCGGGCCGGTATAGCCGTAGGCGCCCTTCTTGTCACGGCAGGAAGCCATATACTTGAGGCCGCGTTCAAAGGCCTCGTCCGGCACGGGAATGCCCGCGTTGCGCGCCGCGAACAGGGAGACGATCTGGCAGCCGGTCACCGTGCTGTCCGCATCCGTGGACTCCGGGGAATAGCGCCAGCCTCCCGTCTTGTTCTTCTTCTGGGCGGTCAGCGTCAGGGCCACGGCCTTCCGGAGGGCGGGGCCTATGCGGTCGTCCCTCACCATGCCGTAGGCCTCCGCCAGCGCCAGCGTGGCGAAACCGTGGTTGTACATGGAATCCCCAATGTAGCCGGATCCCCTGTTCTGCTTGGAAAGGATGTAATTCACGCAGCGGCGCACCATGGTGGCGTACGGCCCCGTGTTCGGGTCGTCCCCGTGGGCCAGCACGGACATGAGGCAGAAGCCGATGATGCCGGGCTCCTGCCCGTAGGTGCCATCATAGGTGCCGTCCGTCTTCTGGGCGTTCTGGAGGTAACGGAGTCCCTTCACGTACATCAGCTCTACCTGGGGCGGCACGGGGGAAGACGTTCTCATGGAGGATTGGGCAGCGGCGTTCTGCGGCGCGGCCGCCATGCAGCAGAGAAGAACGGTAAGGAGGATGAGGGCCTTTTTCATGGGGGAAAGGGAGTTATTGTTCATTCACGGGCGGGAGCCGCCCGGCGGGCGTGCATGTTTACTTCTGAAGGGTTTTGTTGTAGGCGTCCAGCGCCTTGCGGAATTCGGAGGGCATGTCGTCCGCGGACATGCCGGTGGATTTGGGAACGGAGCGCGTTTCCGTAGCCATGTCCGGATTGGAAACGCCCTTCTCCTGGGTGGAGGCCATGTTGGATTTTCCGTCCGCTCCGTGTCCGGGATTGTTTCCCTTGCCTTTCTGGGAGCCGTTCTGTCCTTCTCCTTCGCCTTCTCCCTCCCCGTCCTGCTGTTCCGCAGACTGGGAATCGTTGTCCATGCCCAGTAGCTGGCGCAGCATGTCCATCAGGGCCTGTCCTCCGGGCTTGGGTTGTCCGCCGGCTCCGGTCATCTTGGCCTTGGCGGCCTGGTAGATCAGCTCAATCACGTCCGACTGGGCGGCCAGCGTCTGGCCGCCCGTATTGTAAACCTCCAGCAGGTCCACGGCGTCATTCATGGCATGGCGGCACTTTTTCAGCAGGTCCACCACATTCTCATTGGTTTCTCCCAGGATCAGGTCGGAGGTGTCCGCCTGGAGTTCGTCCTGTTGTCCGGCCAGCTTGGAGGCCGTTTCCTTGTGCTTGGCGGAATATTCCGGAGCGGGCTCCGGAGCGGCGGCGCAGGGCAGGGAAACTGCCAGAATCAGGGCGGAAAGGTTCACGGTATTCATGGGGCTGGCGCAGTAAGGGTTTTGCGGTGTTCCTGCTCGGCGGCGCGGGTGCGCATGCGGATGTCCTGTTCCTGCTGGATCATGCGGATGATTTTCAGCATGAACTCGAACTCGGCGTCGGAAATGGAGGCCTGGTCGCCACCGCCGCTTCCGCCACCGCCGCCGCGGCTCTTCTTGTAATCGTCTATCAGCTTGGCCCAGTGGCGCAGGGTGGAGGCATACAGGCGGGATTCGTCAATGGAGCGGGCCGTAATCGCGTTTAGGATGTTGCCGTGCACCAGGTCCAGCTTTTCGCGGAGGGAGAAGGCGCTCATCTGGTTGTACAGGTCGCTGTAAATGCGTTCCCCGGTGCGGGACTTGTAATAGCTGAGGTCTTCCAGAATCCAGCCGATGTCCTGCGTGGAGGCGTTTTGAAGGGTGGCGATGGTTTCCATCTCCCGTTTGGTGGAGGGGTCAAGTTCATCCATGGTCATGCCCACAATGATATTGATCTGGCCAGCAAGCGCGTTCGCGATGGAATCCTCCTTGGCGGCGGCCTGCTTGAGCCGCGCCACGAAGGTGCTGGCCTCCATGTCCTGCGCGGACTTGGAAAGCTGGTTCATGGCGTCTTTAAGCGCCTGGGTGGCGTCCGAATGGGAGCTCTCCCCGTCGTCCAGGTCCTTCCGGCTCTCCTGTTCGGAGCGGTTCTCGGAGGCGGAATCCCGGAACTGCTTCTGCGCCTTCTTCATGGGGCCGTTGGGAATGGGCTTGAGCATGGAGATGCCCTTCATGAACTCCTTCATGCCGGAGGGGTCTATCTGGGGGTTGCGGGAAGCCTCCTTGAACAGGTCCTCCGAGCGGTTGAGCAGGTCGCTCAATTCGCGCCTGTTGGTCTGTTCTTCATCCGCCAGGGCGTGCAGGCGTTCCTGGGACTCCGCCTTTTTCAATTCACTGCCTTCCATTCCTTTCAGGCGCTTCGCCTCGTCCGTCATGGCGTCCATGCGGCGGATCATCCCCTCCAGCTCGCTGGTGATGCGTTCCAGTTCATTGCGGATCATCTGGGCATGCTCTGATTTGGAAAGGACGAAGATGATCATGGGTTCCGAATAAACGCGTTTTCCCCCGGGCTTGTAATCCTGCGTGAACCCGCGCACGACGACGCGCTGGGGGGACAATTTCAGCGCCCTGGCCTGGAACAGGTACGTCTCTTTCAGGCTGGCCTGGGTGGGATGGCCGTCCGCCAGAACCTTTTCCCCGCGCAGGCCGGGAACGGGCTTGCCTGCCTTGGCCGGGTCCGGAGCGGCGGTGTTCTCTTCCTCATCGTCATAAAAAGATTTTTCCCCCTGCCATTCCACCCCCATTTCCCGGAGGCCGAAATCGTCCGCCGCCTCCACCTCCAATTCAATGCTGGTGTCTTCCAGCACGTAGCGGTCATTCTCCCCTCCTCTCAGGTAAATGGAAGGCTGCTTGTCCTCAATGGGTTCCAGGCGTATCCGCACAGGCTGGGAGGTCGCAAGGCCGTCGCTGTCCGTCCAGGTGAGTTCTATTTCCCTGGGGTCTTTTTCCAGGCGGATATCCGGAATGACAACGCTGCTCCCTTCCACGCGGAGCGGCTTACCCTGCGCGTCCGCCGCGGATGCCAGGTTCTGGGAGGCAGTCACCTTCAACGTCAGCGTGGAGCCTTCCGGGGCGGAAATGACGCCTGCGCGCATGGCCTCCTGCCCGTCGGGGCGCGCCATATAGGCGGGGTAGGCCACGGTGGCCGTAGCGCCCAGCAGGGAGGGGCGGGCCTTCGGAATGATTTTCAGCCGCCGCACGACGTCCCCCGCGAAAAACTCCAGCCTGTCCGCCTGCTGCATGGGAGGAATGTGGATTTTATACACGCCGTCCGTCAGGGGGGCCTGCTGGCGCACCCTGTTGCGGAAGAAATACTCTGCCGTCTGCGGGCGGGACTTGGTGGCGTTCGCCAGTTTGAGCTCATACAGGTAGCTTTCCCCCAGGGGAATGACCAGGGAATCCGGCGTAGGGTCCAGCTGGGTGAACGTATAGCGTTCCGGAGGATCGAACGGTTGGAGCCAGCGTTCCAGGGCGTTCCCCGCCGCTTCCGGGCTCACCAGGCATACGCCTGCCGTGCATAAGGCCAGGATGGCCAGCAGGACGAACAATTTCTTGTGGCTGGGCCTGGGGATATTCACCGTCAGATCCCGCGCGGACACTTCGCGGGCCACCTGTTCCATGGCGGCCGCTTTCAATTTTTCAGAACTGTACTGGCGCCCGTACTTTTCGGAATCCAGTTCGATGACGCCCAGGAGCCGGTCCCCCAGCGCCGCATCCGTCCGGGAAATCAGGCGCGCCAATTGGGCCTCCGTGCGCCTCTGCCACACCCACCGGAAGCTCCACCACGGGATAAACACCGCCAGGCCGGCCATGGCGGTGAAAAAAAGAATCCAGCCCACGGCGGAGGGCGTTTCCCACAATCTGTCGGAGAGGTACAGAAGAACGTAGGAAAGGATCACGGCAATGCCTGCAAGGCATACGGCTTCCAGCATCTTAACCGTTCTGAGGCGGCGGCGGAAGGAGTGAAGCTGCCTGACCAGCTGGGCAGGAAGTTTGACGGTAGTTGAAGGGGGCATGCTTAATCCCGGTATTTACGCTATTTACATCGTTTTTGCAAGCTCGCCGCGCGTGATGTGGTAAATTCGCGTTCATTGGGCTTGGAGTGTTTTTCTCGCTGGACTTTATAGTTTGATTTCCTAAAATAACGCTGCGCTTTAAATCTGGCCTGGTTTGCGCATGACTAAAAACCAACATATTAGGCCTTACCCATTGACTTCGCCATGCAACAGGGAAACAAAACAACGGCTCCGGAGGTTGACTTCGGAGAATTCGCACCAGCCACATACGCCGAATGGCGTGAGGCAGCCGTCGCTGCCTTGAAAGGGGCTGACTTTGACAAGAAGCTTTTTACCAAGCTTGTGGAGGGAATCACTCTGCATCCCATCTATAACAAATGGGATGAACACGCTCCGGTGGCGCCTGCCGGGCAATTCCCGTACCGCCGCGGAACGCGCGCCCTGGGCTATATGGAAAAGCCCTGCGAAATTGCCCAGAGCATTCCCGCCTCCACTCCGGAAGATTTCAACGGCAAGCTTCTGCACGATCTGGACCGCGGCCTCACTGCCGTGAACGTCCAGCTCAACTGCAAGTGCGGCTTGAAGCTGCGCAAGCAGGCCGACTGGGATACCGCTCTCAAGGGTGTGCAGCTTGACAAGCTGCCCGTGTACATCACGCCCGGCTCCTGCGGCCTGGGCACTTTCTCCATGTTCCTGAACACGTACAAGGCGGCCGGATTCAACACGGCGGACCTCAAGGGCGGCGTTCTGTACGACCCGGTGGGCAAGGCCGTGATGAAGGGCTCCCTCTGCGGGGGGAAGGGCATCTGCGCCTACTATGACCAGATGGCGGTGATGACCAAATGGGCCGTCGCCAACGCTCCCGCCTTCCAGACCATCGGCGTCAGCGGACTGCCTTATGCGGACTCCGGCGCTTCCTCCTTTGAAGAAGTGGGCTCCATGCTCTCTACCGCTGTGGCCTACCTGCGCGCCATGGAGGAACGCGGCATCTCCGTGAATGAAGCTGCCGCGCACATGCGCTTTACGGTCTCCATTGGAGCCAACCTGTTCCTGGAAATCGCCAAAATCCGCGCCCTGCGCGAACTCTGGGCCATCATCGTGAAGGAATGCGGCGGCAGTGAGGAAGCTGCCAAAATCAAGCTTCATGCCCGCACCTCCTTCTGGACCCTTTCTAAGGTGGACCCGTGGGTCAACCTTCTGCGCGGCTCCGCCCAGGCCTTCTCCGCCATCATGGGCGGCGTGGACAGCATTGATGTGCTGCCCTTTGACGCGGCCGTGCGCATGCCGGACGAATTCTCCCGCCGCATCGCCCGCAACTGCCCGCTGATTCTGCTGGGCGAATGCAACCTGGACAAGGTAGTGGACCCCGCCGGCGGTTCCTGGTACCTGGAAAACCTGACGGACGAAGCCTCCCGGAAAATCTGGGACGTCTTCCAGGGCATTGAAAAGGAAGGCGGCATCATCAAGGCCCTCAAGGCCGGTTCCATTCAAAAGAGCGTGAACGCTACCGCCGCCAAGCGCTATCAGCTGGCCGACCAGCGCCGCCAATCCATCGTGGGCGTCAACCAGTACGTCAACCTGGCGGAGAAAAAGCTGGAAACGCCGGAAGGCGCCGCCTGCGCCGCTCCCAAGGGACACGGCTGCTGCAAAAATGCGGACGTGCAGCTCCCGGAAGTGGAAATGAGCGTGGACTCCGCCTGCAAGGCCGCCAGTGAAGGCTTCTCCACCTGCCTTATCAACAAGGCTCTCGTGGCCGGCGCCGACTGCAAGTGCGGCGAACCGCTGGAAATGGAAGCCCTGCCGAAGCGCCGCCTGGCGGAACGCTTTGAATCCCTGCTTGCCAAGGCCGATGCCTGGGTGGAGGAAAAAGGCTCCCGCCCGATGGTATTCTTCGCGAACATGGGCCCGCTGCGCCAGCACAAGGCCCGTGCGGACTTCTCCCGCGACTTCCTGCGCGCCGGCGGCCTGGACGTGGTTTACCCGTCCGGCTTCCAGACCCCGGAAGACGCGGCCAGGGCGGCTGCGGAAAGCGGCTGCGCCGTGTGTGTGATCTGCTCCACGGACGACACCTATCCGGAAATCGTTCCCGCCTTCTGCAAGGCGCTCAAGGAAATCAAGCCGGACATGATGGTGGCCCTCGCCGGTTATCCGGCCGACCATGTGGAAGCGTTCAAGGAAGCCGGCGTGGATATCTTCATCCACGTCAAGGCCAACTGCTACAACACCGTTGAAGCTATCCAGAACAAGATCGGCCTCTAACAACCACCAACCTATTTCATTCAATGAGCAATATTCCTGATTTTGCATCCGCCTCCTATCCTGAAATCAAGGCCGGCGCCCCGGCCACGGCTTCCGGAACGGAAACCTGGATGACCAATGAACAGATTCCCGTGCCGCCCACCTACTCGGAAAGCGTGTACGACGACTGCCTGCACTTGGACTTCACGGCCGGTGTGGCCCCCAACCTCCGCGGACCGTATGCCACCATGTACGTGGCTCGTCCCTGGACCGTGCGCCAGTATGCCGGCTTCTCCACGGCGGAGGAATCCAACGCCTTCTATCGCCGCAACCTGGCGGCGGGCCAGAAGGGCCTCTCCATCGCCTTTGACCTGGCGACGCACCGCGGCTATGACTCCGACCACCCCCGCGTGGTGGGTGACGTGGGCAAGGCCGGCGTGGCCGTGGACTCCATCCTGGACATGGAAATCCTCTTCAAGGGCATTCCGCTGGACAAAATGTCCGTTTCCATGACCATGAACGGCGCCGTGCTGCCCGTGCTGGCCTTCTACATCGTGGCCGCCCAGGAACAGGGCTGCACGCTGGACCAGCTCTCCGGCACGATCCAGAACGACATTCTCAAGGAATACATGGTGCGCAACACCTACATCTATCCGCCTGATCCCTCCATGAAGATCATTGCGGACATCTTTGAGTTCACCTCCAAGTACATGCCCAAATTCAACTCCATTTCCATCTCCGGCTACCACATGCAGGAAGCCGGCGCTACGGCGGACCTGGAAATGGCGTACACGCTTGCGGACGGCCTGGAATACGTGCGCACCGGGATCAAGGCCGGCATTGACATTGACGCCTTTGCCCCGCGCCTCTCCTTCTTCTGGGCCCAGGGCAAGAACTACTTCATGGAAGTGGCCAAAATGCGCGCCGCCCGCGTGCTGTGGGCCAAGCTCATCAAGCAGTTCAACCCCAAGAACCCGAAATCCCTGGCCCTGCGCACGCACTCCCAGACTTCCGGCTGGTCCCTCACGGAGCAGGACCCGTTCAACAACGTGACCCGCACCTGCATTGAAGCCCTGGCCGCCGCCTGCGGCCACACGCAGTCCCTGCACACGAACTCCCTGGACGAAGCGATCGCCCTGCCGACGGACTTCTCCGCCCGCATCGCCCGCAACACCCAGCTCCATCTTCAGGATGAAACCACCATCTGCAAGGTGATCGACCCGTGGGGCGGCTCCTACTACGTGGAATACCTGACCAATGAGCTCATCCGCAAGGGCTGGGCCCACCTTCAGGAAGTGGAAAAACTCGGCGGCATGGCCAAGGCCATTGAAACCGGGCTGCCCAAGATGCGCATTGAAGAAGCCGCGGCGCGCCGCCAGGCCGCCATTGACTCCGGCAAGGAGCCCATCATCGGCGTCAACAAATACCGTCTGGAACAGGAAGCCAAGATGGACATTCTGGAAGTGGACAACACCACCGTCCGGGACGCCCAGATCGCCCGCCTGCAGAAGCTGCGCGCGGAACGTGACTCCGCCGCGTGCGAAGCTGCGCTGGAAGCCCTGTCCGAATGCGCCCGCACGGGGGAAGGCAACCTCCTTGACCTTGCCATCAAGGCGGCCAAGGCCCGCGCCTCCCTGGGTGAAATCTCCTCCGCCCTGGAAAAACACTTCGGGCGCCACAAAGCACCAATCAAACTCATTACCGGCGTGTACGCTCAAACCTATGGTCAAGATCCGCTGGTGGAGGAAGTCCGCAAAATGACGGACGACTTCGCCGAACGCACGGGGCGCCGTCCCCGCATCCTCGTCGCCAAGATGGGCCAGGACGGCCACGACCGCGGCGCCAAGGTGGTCTCCTCCGCCTATGCCGACCTCGGCTTTGACGTGGACGTAGGCCCGCTCTTCCAGACGCCGGAAGAAACCGCCAAAATGGCGATTGAAAACGACGTGCACATGATCGGCATGAGCTCCCTGGCCGCCGGCCACAAGGTGCTGCTGCCCGCCCTGGTGGAGGAACTCGCCAAGCAGGGCCGTCCGGACATCCTGGTCTTCTGCGGCGGCGTCATCCCCGCCCAGGACTATGACTTCCTGAGGGAACACGGTGCGGTGGCCATCTTCGGCCCGGGCACCAACATCCCGGAAGCCTCCAAGGAAATCATGGAAGCCCTCAACGAGCAGTACGCCGACTAAGGCCCTCGTTGGAAAAACAGCATCAATCATCAGGGAGCCGGATCACGGGATCCGGCTCCCTTTTTTGTGAGCTCCCCGGACTCTCTCCATAGGGAGCTTTCATCCGGAATGGCAGTGAATGGACCTGATGAACAGAGTGGACTTAATCTTTACTTTGTCCATGAAGTCCATGAAGTCCATGAAGTCCATGAAGTCCATGAAGTCCATGAAGTCCATGAAGTCCATGAAGTCCATGAAGTCCATGAAGTCCATGAAGTCCATTTCCGCGGCAATGGAACAACACTGCCTCCACAGAACCCTCTGGTCCAAAACCCCCCTTTTCTTGCTTTTGCATTGCCCCTTGCGGTCAAATTCCGTAGTCTCGTCCCGCCGTGAGCCGCACCTACCGCCATTGCCTGGACTGCAAAAAAGGATTGATTCCTGCCGAGACCGACATCTTCCGCGTGATTGACGGGGAAGGGGACGGGCGCCTGGGCGTATTTGTGGACCAAATGGGGGACCGCGTTCTGGTCTCCACGCGGGACTGCCCCATCCCCACGGATTTGGAACGCGAACTTCGTGAACTGGGCATGCCCGTATTCCACAAAAAGCTGGAACAGAACCAGAAAGAAGCGCCCGTGCAAATAGCCGGACCGGAACTCCCCCTGCAATTTACGGTCACGGAGCAGGGCGTGCGTTTCAAAATAGACATGTCCACCGGTTATTCCCAGGGAATCTTTCTGGACCAGCGCGACCACCGCCGCCAGGTGAGGGAACGGAGCAGACCCGGCATGAGGGTGCTGAACACCTTCGCCTATACCGGGGCCTTTTCCGTATATGCCGCCCTGGGAGGGGCTCAGACGACCACGCTGGACCTGGCGCAGCCCTGCCTGGACTGGGCCAGGGAAAACTTCAGCCTGAACGGCATTGATCCCTCCACCCAGTACTTCTGCAAGGGGGACGTCCGCCGCTGGCTGGAACGGTTCGCCAGGCAGGGCCGCTCCTTCCACGGCATTATTCTGGACCCCCCCACGTTCTCCCGGGATGACCGGGGAAGGGTGTTCCGGGTGGAATCCCACTACGGGGAACTGGTGGCCCAGGCGCGCGAATGCCTGGAACCCGGCGGCTGGATGCTGTGCACCAGCAACTGCCGCAAGCTGAGCCATGAGGACTTCCGCAGGATGGTGGCGGAGGCTCTTCCCGGCTTCCGGCTGACCCATGATCCCATGCCTCCGGACTTCACCGGAGAGGATTATCTGAAAAGATTGTGGATAGATTGGAAATGAATATTTTATGAAAAATTTTCCTCACCTCCGCTGACGCATTTTATCCTTTTGAAAGCCCTCCCGGTCTGGTAGGAAACCGCCCAATTACTTTTTCTATGAAAAAACTAGCCTATGTTGCGGGACTCTTCGCGCTTACGTGCGCCCCTCTGCTTGCCGCCCTCTATGAAAACCTGGAGGTGGGAATGGACAAGGACCAGGTGCTGAAAACCCTGAGGCAGAGCAAGCAGCTTGAAGGGCCGCCCACGGACGCCCTCCTTTCACGCACCGGCCTCAACGGCGTATTTAAGACCAAACAGTCCATCGGCGGCCAGACCTTTTCCCTGAACTTTGACTATGACCCCTCCGGCGGCTTGAGGGCCGTTGTCTTCTACTCCCGGAGCAAATGCCGCGGTTCCGAGTATGAAACCAAATTGAAATCCGCCTACAAGGCTCTTCTGGTGGGCCTGACGGAAAAATTCGGGGAACCGGCGAACATGCCGGAATGGGTGGCCAAGGAATCCCTTCAGGAAGGCCGCATCCAGTACATGCACATGTGGAGGGTATCCCCCGGCGTCTTCCTGATGTCCGGCCTGGGCAACATGGGAGCCATGGAAGGGTATTTCCCCCTCTTCCGCTTTTCCGGGCCGTCCGGCATGCCCCCCAAATCCAAAAGGGACCGGGAGGAACTGAAGAGGGAATGGGCCGCCATCCCGGAATTCCCCGGATTGAAGGAGGCGGAACTCCACATCTCCGATGCCGTGCGCGCCATGGGCACCAAAAAATATGAAGACGCCTTTGAATGCTTCCAGCAGGCGGCGGAACTGGGCAGTCCCCGCGGCTACTGGGGCATGGCGTTCCTGTCTGAGCTGGGCAAATACGGCGTGAAGCGGGACAAGAAAAAAGCGGATGAAATGAACCGCAAGGCCGCTGCTGCGGGCTATGCCGCCTCCGCCTCCAAATTTGGCGCCACGTGGCCGGATGCCGCGCGGGCCCTGGGCCTCTCCGCCACGGCAGCCAGGGAACAGCTCCATATGCGCCAGCGGGCGGCTGCGGAAGGCTATGCCTCGGAACAATACAACATGGGCATCATGTACCACACCGGTTTTGGCATGCCCAAGGACCCTGCCAAAGCCCGTGAATGGTTCCAGAAGGCGGCGGACCAGGATGACGTGCAGGCCAAAAGCATCCTGAAAAAACTCCAGTAACTCTTTTTCCAATCCATTACTATCATGAGCCTATACGCACAACAACTCGTTCGCTACCCTGAACTGGGCATCTCCCTTGACTTTTCCAAACTTCCTCTGGACGACGCCTTCCTGTCCTCCATGCAGGGGCGGATAGACAGGGCGTTCGCCGACATGAAGGCGCTGGAATCCGGCGCCATTGCCAACCCGGATGAAAAACGCATGGTGGGCCACTACTGGCTGCGCAACTCCGCACTGGCTCCCACGCCGGAACTGAAAGCCGCCATTGATGGACCTCTGGCGGACGTCAAGGCCTTCGGCCGGGATGTTCTGGACGGCAAAATCACGCCTCCCCGCGCGGAACAATACTCCGCCGCCCTCGTCATCGGCATCGGCGGTTCCGCCCTTGGCCCGGAACTGGTGGCGGACGCCATCCCTGCCGCTGGGCTGGACATGTTCTTCCTGGATAACACGGACCCGGACGGCATGTACAAGGTGCTGGAATCCCTGCCGCTGGAAGAAACGCTCGTCGTCGTCATCTCCAAATCCGGCGGCACGCCGGAAACCCGCAACGGCATGCTGGTGGCCCAGGACTTCTTTAAAAAGAACGGTGTGGAATTCGCGCCCCAGGCGGTTGCCGTCACGGGGGTGGGCTCCAAACTGGACAAAACGGCTGAAGCGGAAGGCTGGCTCAAGCGCTTCCCGATGGAAGACTGGGTGGGCGGCCG
The genomic region above belongs to Akkermansia massiliensis and contains:
- a CDS encoding tetratricopeptide repeat protein; the encoded protein is MKKLAYVAGLFALTCAPLLAALYENLEVGMDKDQVLKTLRQSKQLEGPPTDALLSRTGLNGVFKTKQSIGGQTFSLNFDYDPSGGLRAVVFYSRSKCRGSEYETKLKSAYKALLVGLTEKFGEPANMPEWVAKESLQEGRIQYMHMWRVSPGVFLMSGLGNMGAMEGYFPLFRFSGPSGMPPKSKRDREELKREWAAIPEFPGLKEAELHISDAVRAMGTKKYEDAFECFQQAAELGSPRGYWGMAFLSELGKYGVKRDKKKADEMNRKAAAAGYAASASKFGATWPDAARALGLSATAAREQLHMRQRAAAEGYASEQYNMGIMYHTGFGMPKDPAKAREWFQKAADQDDVQAKSILKKLQ
- a CDS encoding class I SAM-dependent rRNA methyltransferase; this translates as MSRTYRHCLDCKKGLIPAETDIFRVIDGEGDGRLGVFVDQMGDRVLVSTRDCPIPTDLERELRELGMPVFHKKLEQNQKEAPVQIAGPELPLQFTVTEQGVRFKIDMSTGYSQGIFLDQRDHRRQVRERSRPGMRVLNTFAYTGAFSVYAALGGAQTTTLDLAQPCLDWARENFSLNGIDPSTQYFCKGDVRRWLERFARQGRSFHGIILDPPTFSRDDRGRVFRVESHYGELVAQARECLEPGGWMLCTSNCRKLSHEDFRRMVAEALPGFRLTHDPMPPDFTGEDYLKRLWIDWK
- the scpA gene encoding methylmalonyl-CoA mutase; amino-acid sequence: MSNIPDFASASYPEIKAGAPATASGTETWMTNEQIPVPPTYSESVYDDCLHLDFTAGVAPNLRGPYATMYVARPWTVRQYAGFSTAEESNAFYRRNLAAGQKGLSIAFDLATHRGYDSDHPRVVGDVGKAGVAVDSILDMEILFKGIPLDKMSVSMTMNGAVLPVLAFYIVAAQEQGCTLDQLSGTIQNDILKEYMVRNTYIYPPDPSMKIIADIFEFTSKYMPKFNSISISGYHMQEAGATADLEMAYTLADGLEYVRTGIKAGIDIDAFAPRLSFFWAQGKNYFMEVAKMRAARVLWAKLIKQFNPKNPKSLALRTHSQTSGWSLTEQDPFNNVTRTCIEALAAACGHTQSLHTNSLDEAIALPTDFSARIARNTQLHLQDETTICKVIDPWGGSYYVEYLTNELIRKGWAHLQEVEKLGGMAKAIETGLPKMRIEEAAARRQAAIDSGKEPIIGVNKYRLEQEAKMDILEVDNTTVRDAQIARLQKLRAERDSAACEAALEALSECARTGEGNLLDLAIKAAKARASLGEISSALEKHFGRHKAPIKLITGVYAQTYGQDPLVEEVRKMTDDFAERTGRRPRILVAKMGQDGHDRGAKVVSSAYADLGFDVDVGPLFQTPEETAKMAIENDVHMIGMSSLAAGHKVLLPALVEELAKQGRPDILVFCGGVIPAQDYDFLREHGAVAIFGPGTNIPEASKEIMEALNEQYAD
- a CDS encoding methylmalonyl-CoA mutase family protein, with protein sequence MQQGNKTTAPEVDFGEFAPATYAEWREAAVAALKGADFDKKLFTKLVEGITLHPIYNKWDEHAPVAPAGQFPYRRGTRALGYMEKPCEIAQSIPASTPEDFNGKLLHDLDRGLTAVNVQLNCKCGLKLRKQADWDTALKGVQLDKLPVYITPGSCGLGTFSMFLNTYKAAGFNTADLKGGVLYDPVGKAVMKGSLCGGKGICAYYDQMAVMTKWAVANAPAFQTIGVSGLPYADSGASSFEEVGSMLSTAVAYLRAMEERGISVNEAAAHMRFTVSIGANLFLEIAKIRALRELWAIIVKECGGSEEAAKIKLHARTSFWTLSKVDPWVNLLRGSAQAFSAIMGGVDSIDVLPFDAAVRMPDEFSRRIARNCPLILLGECNLDKVVDPAGGSWYLENLTDEASRKIWDVFQGIEKEGGIIKALKAGSIQKSVNATAAKRYQLADQRRQSIVGVNQYVNLAEKKLETPEGAACAAPKGHGCCKNADVQLPEVEMSVDSACKAASEGFSTCLINKALVAGADCKCGEPLEMEALPKRRLAERFESLLAKADAWVEEKGSRPMVFFANMGPLRQHKARADFSRDFLRAGGLDVVYPSGFQTPEDAARAAAESGCAVCVICSTDDTYPEIVPAFCKALKEIKPDMMVALAGYPADHVEAFKEAGVDIFIHVKANCYNTVEAIQNKIGL
- a CDS encoding prenyltransferase/squalene oxidase repeat-containing protein — protein: MNNNSLSPMKKALILLTVLLCCMAAAPQNAAAQSSMRTSSPVPPQVELMYVKGLRYLQNAQKTDGTYDGTYGQEPGIIGFCLMSVLAHGDDPNTGPYATMVRRCVNYILSKQNRGSGYIGDSMYNHGFATLALAEAYGMVRDDRIGPALRKAVALTLTAQKKNKTGGWRYSPESTDADSTVTGCQIVSLFAARNAGIPVPDEAFERGLKYMASCRDKKGAYGYTGPAGPRVTLTAIGSLTLSLARLKTDPSFKDSLAYLKKNLNYRDSSYPFYFEYYMSQALFHADQEVWKEWNYKNMRYLGASQAPNGSWLSDHSAAYSTSAALLSLALNYRFLPIYEQ